Part of the Nerophis ophidion isolate RoL-2023_Sa linkage group LG11, RoL_Noph_v1.0, whole genome shotgun sequence genome is shown below.
ATGATAGGAAGCATTTGCTTTGGTGTCTTCAGGTATGAGTTGTGCATGAACAACACAAATATTTGTCTGAATAATAATTCTAATGATTTGGCGTTTGTATTTTACTGTACTAACGCTTGTACTTGATGTCAGATCAAAATAAAAGAAGTGTGTCTAAAAGAGACTTGATTAATTTCACATTCCTGACTCTCCTCACAAAGGTTGGATCACTTTGATGGCTTGATACCATTTGACTTTAGAACCACACTTGAGGACTCCACATCTAAATATTTGGGTGAGCCCACTTTTTCGAACAGCACATAACCCCAAACATTTCTGATGTGTCCTTCTTGTGTATAAGTGAACCTCCTGTCTTTGGAGCTCACGTACTTCAGTAGCGGCCTTCTGTTTGCCGCTGTGGTGAAGAGGCGAGTGTGGGACTATGCCGCCACAGTCACTATCCTGCATGTCTTCATTACGAGCCTTGgtaagtacagtaagaaaacttcCTGGCTAACACTAGCACACCTACACTCAGGTCTTTACTGTATCTTGCAGTAATGCTGGAGTTTCCACTGGCATGGCAGTGGTGGTTGGCCTTAGGTAAGCATCTCCTTTTATATTTAGTCTCTATAACAGGGATGCCCAAAATGGGGGCCTTTGGGCCAAATTTGGCGCGTTGTGTAATTTTTTCGGGGGTGGAGGGCGCCGAAGAGCAGCTACCAAATTTATTACATGTTCATACCGACCTCTTCAAGCTGCACAATCATTGATGTCATCTCCCCAAGGCTACACTGTAAAAAAGTCATTACATTTTATTGTAAAACCCTGGCAACGTTGTCGCCAGAAATTTACTATAAAATCATTTGTGGTACCATTTTTCCAATTACTGTAATGCACTGAGACAGGGAACGTAGATTATACAGTAAAAAAGTAGCAGCTCATTAATCAGAATTTTGCAGCAAAAATAAGAGTGGCACTATTTTTCAATGTAttataatgcactgtaaaaacataacAGTGGATTTTTCTCTTAAGAAAACAACAGCTCTGTTGCCAAAATTATACCGGGAAAGTAACAGTGATTTCAATTTACAGTATTGCACTATCAAAAAATGCTCATAAATTTTACTGTAAGAAACTGGCAACTCCGTCACCAAAACTTTAACATCAAACAACACTAGTACAGTTTTTCAATTTACTGTAATTGGGTGTAAAAAAAACACCTTACATGTTACAGTAAAACTCTGGTGACTAAGCAGACATTTTGTTTTACCATAcaatcttgatttttttttattttgcaagccAACTAGTTGAATTTGAATTTGAGACGAGACCCATGCTCTACAATAAAGTTGTGACTTTTCAACACCATAGAGAAGGGGGATCTTTGTCGCCATGCTTCGCCCATGTCTTATAATGAAAACCTAAACGCTTCAAAATTTAGCATCCTCCTTAATGTCCTATCTGTCTGGGTAAAGTTTATAAGCAATCTGATAAAATATCTAGGACttatgtgtcaaagtcaaaggCAGCGGGCCAGATCCGGTCCGCGAATGAATTATCTTTGGCATCCGGGATTATATTTGTTTAGTATTAGATCCGGCCTGcaagccacagccgcctgctactgtttttgcatgcaccaatactGCATCAGGGTTGGCGCTAGGAATTgtcaaaatggggtcccgggTGAGAGCAACTATATGTGAAACCAAGCAATTGGTTAAAAAGCAAACAACAATAAATAATAGACATGCCAATAAAAAAAGCCCACATACTCTAAACCATTAGTCTGCAGATTGGCCCTGGACTGGAATTACatccatatgtttttttttcttctgggtATCTTATACACTATCCCACTTGATTGAGCCTCCTCCATCATTGTCTGTGGTTACGGTGTTAGAAAATTAAGCAGCGGGAAACAAGAAAAGGGTTTCTACTAAATCTGCATAAAGGGGAGTTTATCTTAGTATGA
Proteins encoded:
- the LOC133561936 gene encoding putative transmembrane protein 244, whose product is MAFKSKAVDSKTVLSNLLLCLLIFYSLFYMIGSICFGVFRLDHFDGLIPFDFRTTLEDSTSKYLVNLLSLELTYFSSGLLFAAVVKRRVWDYAATVTILHVFITSLVMLEFPLAWQWWLALGSGLFLMICNGQLIAYFTCPDEKSYVAFTIY